Part of the Nicotiana sylvestris chromosome 2, ASM39365v2, whole genome shotgun sequence genome, TTCAAATCTAATTCACAAGAAATATGAACTAAAGCTAAGGTGATGGATTTTGGGAAATATTTTCATACAAAGTTATATTGTgtaatagcaacgggatttgcagttctaagagagcacggtacaatctttccCAAGAATAACATATGGATTTTTCTCCTACTTCGATCCACTGTTACATGTTGTCGCAATCAACAGGTGTTAAAGGGATTTTCAAGAGAATcgattcaggtatgttaaggctatcccttctttctttttggcgtGCCCTATACGATAtgaatgaaacgagcaaatgcacaactttcataaattattctattcgtagaaatgctagagatgtgtatattcttaatctcccatgtgtcatattattctatcttctgttcatgggtctcaaaaatacgtaaattggtaaagtttattttatgatatGAATCAGacacataatggtcttatgacggaccaagagattttattaacgtatttcacatgcattttatgcatttatacatgcaccttaacccatgaccagacggcattatatacgcgtatatatatatatatgggaatggttatggtgctatatacgcaccaccacctgatcagctggtatacattgatgatttgcccacagtggtcgagatgatatgatagaatgacttcagaggcttgatgatgttatgaacacatgtacctatgcatgacatgacattcatacgcatatgcatgacactataagtatttcatgatttacagaattatccaaacttacaggttaagtcatttattctataattcttccatgtctgttatgtacttatttatgttccttatatactcggtacattagttatactgacgtcctttttgcctggggatgctgcgttttaTGCTCGCATGTCCTGGTAGacaagtcgagagccctccaagcaggctattagctcagtggaggatgttggtgcgctctatttgctccggagttgcttctttggtcagtatgattaatACATGTATCGATTAGTATGGCGGGATCATGTCCCCACCTTTGTGATattatatattcttagaggcttgtagacagatatcatgtatatagatacttgtatggccttgtccgGCTATTTTCGAATATATAAAGGATCATGCTGGCCTTATAAGCCCGttcttcatatgtataagtttgtattccctcatgatTTACTCcggctcatttacctatgataggatgatatgaaagatatattatgttggtactcggttgagtaaggtaccgggtacccgttgcggcccatcggtttgggtcgtgacaccaatgGCAAAACAAGTCAGGTTAAGCTTTCCTAATGGTAGAAGTAAGTCCAGTAGTATCTTTCAGCTAATACATGTTGATGTTTGGGGTCCCTATAGAAAGCCTACATTTAATAGAAAGCAGTATTTTATAACCATAGTTGTTGATTACAGTAGGTACACTTGGATCTGTCTTATTCAGTCAAAGTAAAGGTCTCAATTGTACTTAAGAATTTCCTAGCAATGATAAGAAATCAGTTTGATGTCACTGTGAAAACACTATGATCAGACAATGGAACAAAAAATTTCAACTCTCAATGTAATGAATTATTCTCTTCTCTTGGTATAACTCACCAAAGCAGTTGTACCTATATACCACAGTATAATTGAATAGTAGAAAGGAAGTATAGGCATATATTGGAAGTTGCAAGAGCCCTAAAGATTCATAGTTCCATCCTTGTCAAATTATGGGGAGAATGTATAAAGACTACAGTCTACTTGATCAATAAGTTACCTACTGCAGTGCTGGATGGGAATTCACCTTATGAACTACTTTATGGCAAGGAGCCTAAACTAGACCATCTAGGGTATTTGGCTGTTTGTGTTATGCAAGCAATCTACCTAGAGGTGACAAGTTAGACCTAGGATCTAGAAAGGCAGTACTGATGGGGTACTCTGAGACTCATAAAGGATACTGACTATTTTATCTAGACTCAAAAACTTTCTTTGTTAGCAGAGATGTCAGTTTCAGTGATGGAATTTTCCCCTTTAGGCCAATGCAagttgaaaagaaagaagagatgttATTCATGCCTCTCACAAACATGACAAGCAATGCCAAACATACACAACATTATAATGTGTTTGAGGATCAACATCTCCTAGTTCAACAAGTAGACGACTCTGCAAGATTGGAGGAAGCAGTCGAACCAGTTTCCAATGCTGACCATGAGATGCAGACAATAGATATTACAAATATAGAAGACAATTCCACCTCTTCACAACCTAATACACCTGCAGATCCTATAGATTCTATACAAGCTACAAaagcagttgaagaagtcagTAAACAAATGCGTGATTGTGGCAGGGGAAAGAGAGTAACCAAGCCACCTATTTGGCTTAAAGATTATGTCACCACTTCAGCAAAGCCCACTATATGTTCATACTCTATTGCCAATTATGTGGGTGCGATCACTTGCCTACAGCCTGTCAAGAATATATCGGCCTATTCTCCGCTCCTACAGAACCAAAAACCTTCAACGAAGCATCCAAAGACCAGAAATGGATTGAAACTATGCAACAAGAAATTCATGCATCGGAACAAAATCAAACTTAGTATCTAGTAGACCTACCTAAAGGGAAATAAGCAGTTAGGTCAAAATGGGTGTATAAGATCAAGTATATGCCAAATGGATAGGTAGACAAGTACAAGGCAAGGCTTGTAGCTAAAGGCTACACTCAGCAAGAGGGATTGGATTACCATGAAACCTTTTCCCTAGTTTCCAAGATGGTAACTGTTAGGATAGTGATTAGTGTTGCAGCCTCACACAATTGGCCTCTATACAAAATGGATGTCAATAATGCCTTCCAGTTGGAAGCTTTTTTTAGAGGATGTCTACATGGCTTTGCCTCAAGGGTTCCAAAGCCAGGGGAGTATATGGTGTGCAAGCTTCTCAAATCATTATATGGTCTGAAGCAAGCATCCAGGCAATGGAACATAAAGCTGACTGATGTTCTTCAAGCAACTAACTACATTCAGAATCCCTATGATCACTCCTTATTTACCAGAAAAGAAGGTGAGGAGATAGATATCATCCTAATTTTTGTGGATGATCTCCTTATTACTAGGAATAGTAGAAGGTTAGTTGATCAAGCAAAACAAATACTACATAAGAACTTCAAGGTAAAAGATCTAGGTGAGCTCAGATATTTCTTGGGGATTGAAGTTCTGAGATCTCAGGAGGGTATATTACTTAATCAAAGAAAATATACCCTTGAGCTAATCTCTGATGTTGTCTTAAGTGGATCCAAACCAGTGAATGCACCTATGGAAGTAAATGCTAAGCTCACCACAATAGACTATGATGCACATGTAAGAGGGATCATAGATCTTGTTCTTACAGACATTACTTCATATCAGAAGCTCATGGGGAAATTGATCTATCTCACTATCATCAGACTAGATATCAGCTTTGTTGTACAAGTGCTTAGCCAATTCATGCAACAACCTAAGGTCTCACATTGGGAATTAGCACTCAGATTGGTAAGGTACTTGAAAGGGTCACCTGGTCAGGGTATTTTGCTGAAAAATAATCCATGCACACAGTTAACTGTGTATTGTGATAGTGATTGTGCAGCTTGCCCAAACACCACAAGGTCGGTGACTGGGTACATTGTGAAGCTGGaggattgtaacgacccgattggtcATTTTGAGAAATTGCATCCGGTTCGACAGTTTGAGGTTacgagtagcttcatattatgtgtattgacttgcgtgcatggttggaTTCTGTTTCTAGATGAATCGAAGTCAAAtgggaagaaggaatctagttttggaagctaaAGCGGTGAGAGTTTGatcggaatttgacttttgagtaaacggccccagaatgagttttggatgatgtcagtagtttcgtatggtgattttggacttaggcctGTGTTCATTTGGGtttggaggcccgtagggtaatttgaggcattttaacgaaagttggaaaagttaaagtttggaaaatggagaggtttgaccCATAGTAGAATTTTTTGTTATCGAAGTCAGAATGCGATTCTGAAAGTAGGAATAGCTctgttatgttatttgggacttgcctgcaaattttggtgtcgtttggagttgatttggtatggttcggacgcttggttgcaattctagaagttTTTGAAGTTCATAGTGATTTTCATGCGTTTGGGCATCCGATTCCTGGTTTTAGAGGTTATTTTGGTGTTCTGATCGTGCAAGCGATTTTATGTTATATATTCAGACTTGTACGGGCATTTGGTTTTGGAGCATCGAGGGCTCGGGTGACATTCGTACGCGTTACGGAGTGTTAGAAGAGGTTCAGCTATGTAGGTGTTGCAGTTCTCGCATTCGCGGGGATTTCCATCGCACTTGTGATGCTGGGCTGGGGTAGGGGAGTTCCCAATTACGAACaatttcatcgcatttgcgatccgcAGCTCCGCATTTGCGATAAACCTGTTGCTTTTGCAAACATATCGGAGCTTGCATTTGCGAGACTTAGGTTGCATTTGCGACCTAATCAGAGCTGGCCAGCCTTCGCATTTACGATacttatgtcgcatttgcgatcctgaTGTCGCAAATGTGGCATCTGAGGCTGGTATTAAGATTCCCATTTCAGGACTaagcttcattttatcatattttgaacccTTGGTCCGAGAATGGGCGATTTAGAGAGAGGATTTTCAtatcaaatcattgggtaagtgtctctaatcaatttctaactatattttgtgattatatctcagctttaacatcaaattcatgagaatctaaaggaaaatttgggaagaattgtgaaatctttcaaaaatgtaaaatgatgatttgaaggaccaaatggtatcagaattagataatttttgtatgggtgaactcgtatcggaatgggtattcggttttTATAAATTTTGTCATGTTCTGAGGTGCGGGCatggggagttgacttttgttgactttttgcaaattgtataagaatcatagttttgttaattgaaattgttttctcttgcattgtttgacgTATTTAAGTCGtgtttggctagattgagccgagcattgatgaattggtaaaggaaaagctaaattgagtattaaattggccggattgaggtaagtatcttgcctaaccttgtggggaaacttccccttaggatttgagtttttatgctaattgtagtccgtgcacgcgaggtgacaagtgtgtgctcggacttatttgtgaaaAATTTGCCTTTAGGGTTTTTAGATCCTTATGTTCATTAAGTGAGAAGTTTTTCAAtatgattgggtttcctaatTGTTTGttttacctctatatgctccatacgaTATTGCTAGCTTTCCTCtaactcttacttgttacttgacccttatttgccttaattgaagttattgttcTCAATATTGTTTTAATATCTCTTAATTGTGAATTCCTCTATGACCCCGTACATATATTTCATGTGTCCAAATTGTTGCGGTTGCCATTGTAGTTATTCCATGCCTTATATGTCTTGTTGTTTGTAAAGGTTGttgtgcttcttggtttttccgtgaCTCTCTTGTTGCCACGTACTCATACCCTTGGTTGTAGAAATCCTTGTGTTTgggttgttgaattgttgttgttgttcatttTAAATTATGTTTGATTGTTGATATGTTGAGGAGAATTAAGGGAGAATTAATATTGTCTGGTGGGatctggttgcacgccgcaaccaGGAGTAATAAAAGTGGGCAGGTGGGATCGGATTACATGCCGCAATAGGAGGAATGagaagtaataagggtggattggtgggatcgggttgcacgccgcaacaaggagtaataagggtgaatgatCAGATTGTTACTGATATGGTGATATAAATACTATTTACTCTTATTGTAATCGTTAAGAAGGAATAATGGAGgattggtgggatcgggttgcatgccacaacaaatatatactatttactttattgtaattattgaggaggaataagggaggattggtgTGATCGGGATGTGCGCTGCATCAATGTATATATATGCTTATGTATTCCTCTTTGACTGTACAAGTTATCTGATGGTTTTACATTTCATTTAGGATTTGGTTATAACTAAATACTAAGAAGATCCTAGTTCATTTATTTAAGACTTGACAATTTTTATTTCTGGTTTCACTTAGTCGTGAAGATTGGGTTATTGGCATTGAGTTATTGACTTGTCATTGTTCCTTGGATTCTTTCCGTGAAACTATTATTCtgttgaaataatttttaaattaaatttacTACGTTGAATCATTTTTCTCATGTCCCATTAAGTTATTAGTAATATCCTCATTCAAAATAATGGAATTTATACTACGCTGCCTTGCAtgaatttttaaaatttgaactcgccgtatttatatatatatttcaatacttcaaatttcagtaactattatattttttttattcaattaatttctcaattaaattttctTAAACCGATAGaagttgtattttacttaaaaaggaatttttactaAGTTTTAATTTATTTGatcccatgttaaaggtaataattcattcgatgttgtattttaattgaaaagggtactttctttattcaaatgatttctaaaaataacttcatcttttcttgttgatttcctaattggtttagaagttgtactctactttatgttaggtaaatgagactccttgaacTTCTTAATTGTATCTGTTACAAACATTAtgtactgagtaacatgagaatgttgtcgtgcaaagtgagatagaaatatgtgggcacaaggtgtcgGGTATGCTAAAGGTTTGgaaattgaggttatgatatgaaaCATCGAGGATTCGGAATTGTGTATCAGaaatgatgtgattgattgagttaaCCTTGCTTTCTTTGTTCTAGTACATTTTTACTTGTTTGTGCCccagctatgttggtgttaatttacttggttaGCTTTCGTCTCCAACCGTGTTTCCCTTTATTGTCTCCACTGTTGTACTATAATTTCTCCTTGTTGTTGATATTACGTGTTTATTTTTATCTTGATAGTTATTATCATATCttgttcaatttatttgaccagtaggtgtcttgactgtttcTCGTCACTAcaccaccgaggttagtcttgatacttattaaGCACCGCCGTGGtttgctcatactacacttctgtacatttttgtgtatagatccaggtatttgTTCGGTAGTAGTTGTGCGGGTCAGCGCGttagagactcaaggtaaacttgtTGTTGCattcgcaggcctcagagtcaccttcggTTTTACTTATTTTCATTGGTTCCTTTTGTTTTGGATCAGTgacatatttattttttataactactcttagaaaggcttatgacttgtaccaccggttttggggaATTGTAATTGTTTagagttatttaatttaaagtttgtaaatatcaatgttatttcagttaatgttaggcttacctagttttgagactaggtgccatcacgactccttcgcagggattttgggttgtgacaagttggtatcagagctctaggttcataggttctacgagtcataagcaggtttagtagagtcttgcggatcggtacggagacgtctgtacttatcttcaagaggctacagaACTGTTTGAAAATTCCAGTTCTTTCATTCTTTATTGTGCGATATTGATTTAGCTCTAAGtatataacttatgttcctttatATCCACTCATGTATAATATTACTCTCGAAGTGTCTACTATGCGCCAGTGGTTTGTGATACTACAGGCGGGTTACGAGGGAGTCAGGGATGCTAAGACATTGTCTCAACGTGTTGTCCAGACTGAAGATACAGAGGTATTGATATACTATCCAATTGTTCATATGGAGGCGCAACGGTTTCCGGCATTTAGTTGATGAGTGCAAGCTtgggaaggtttaattggttgactaGTCATCGCAATTGTGGCAAGGTCACGAGGTGGGTGTTGATTGAGGATAGTTGGTGGTATTAgagtaccttgtgatttgtgttgtacAAGCTATGAAGGTTAGTTTTGAGGATCATCAGATGATGTATTCTATGGCTTCGTGCCAAGTGGAGGAGTCTATTAGCGACATTCAGATTGTAGAGTCAGATTTATGTTAGTTTTGGCCTGAGGTATGTGTATATGTGGTATTGGTAGGTTCCCGAAATTTGTATATGACTAAGGTCTGAGATCTTGCACGGGATGATGTTGGGGTTTATGGTGTTTCTGTGTCATTAATGaatctacatttcagtatcaaggGGAGTCGGAGAAACAACTTCAGATTCACAGGAAATTTATTCAGCGTGAGTGTCGTGGTTGTGGCAGGACGGGGTGCTTCAGAGGAAAAGCGGTGGTTTATGAGCTTTTGGGCTACATGGTTATGTTAGGATCATATGTATTTGGGGCTTTAAATGGAGTTATTGCATATCGACTATCCGAAGAAATGGGTCAGTTCTGTGGTGTTGGGTCAGCTTGGCAATGGAAGTAATTGGTCCTTTTGAATAGGAAATTCCTTACTGGCATTTGTGGCAATGCTCTTGTATTGGACGATTTGTGTAACTCAGTCGAGTTAGGGAGGTGCAGTCCTGATGGCTTAGTTGCGTGCGGGAGGATCTCAGAGGGCTCTCGATGGTTTGGCAATGGCTTGAGTTGGCGGTCTACTATGGGCATAAGGAATATGTTGTACGTTGTTTTCTCATGAATGGGTATCAGAAATTAATAGGGTGTTGGCATTATCGGCTCTCATATGTGAGGGGTGTGTAT contains:
- the LOC138885924 gene encoding uncharacterized mitochondrial protein AtMg00810-like, which encodes MVTVRIVISVAASHNWPLYKMDVNNAFQLEAFFRGCLHGFASRVPKPGEYMVCKLLKSLYGLKQASRQWNIKLTDVLQATNYIQNPYDHSLFTRKEGEEIDIILIFVDDLLITRNSRRLVDQAKQILHKNFKVKDLGELRYFLGIEVLRSQEGILLNQRKYTLELISDVVLSGSKPVNAPMEVNAKLTTIDYDAHVRGIIDLVLTDITSYQKLMGKLIYLTIIRLDISFVVQVLSQFMQQPKVSHWELALRLVRYLKGSPGQGILLKNNPCTQLTVYCDSDCAACPNTTRSVTGYIVKLEDCNDPIGHFEKLHPVRQFEVTSSFILCVLTCVHGWILFLDESKSNGKKESSFGS